A genomic window from Maridesulfovibrio sp. includes:
- a CDS encoding Crp/Fnr family transcriptional regulator: MNKKMPAQIDEFWRIKVNSDAWNKVLHLGVRQEFKQGETIVHAGEKVTELRYIESGTVCLKRTSMEGNEKIIMCVDKNSLFSEVAFFTGEEMHSTFCCQKNAVIYAFSKDTVDDMLDRHPYIAKDILRTLSLKVSVLSNQLASLGLDRMEQRVAKFILLRYSSEPLASKIISLGCLKMKDIASILGVHRASLYKTLKTMEKAGLIELLGENRMLIHDIEGLTELAQH, encoded by the coding sequence ATGAACAAGAAGATGCCGGCGCAGATTGATGAATTCTGGCGTATAAAAGTCAACAGTGATGCTTGGAACAAGGTTCTCCATCTTGGAGTACGTCAGGAGTTCAAGCAGGGCGAAACAATCGTTCATGCGGGGGAGAAGGTAACCGAACTGCGCTACATAGAGTCCGGTACAGTGTGTTTGAAACGTACTTCAATGGAAGGTAATGAAAAGATCATAATGTGCGTTGATAAAAATTCGCTCTTCAGTGAAGTAGCGTTCTTTACCGGAGAAGAAATGCACAGCACTTTTTGTTGCCAAAAGAACGCAGTTATTTATGCCTTTTCCAAGGATACCGTAGACGATATGCTGGACCGTCATCCTTACATTGCTAAGGATATCTTACGGACTCTGTCCTTGAAAGTGAGTGTTTTGAGCAACCAGCTGGCGTCGCTGGGGCTGGACCGTATGGAGCAGCGGGTAGCTAAATTCATCCTGCTGCGTTATAGCTCTGAGCCGCTTGCTTCCAAAATAATATCGTTGGGCTGCCTGAAAATGAAGGATATTGCCTCTATTCTTGGTGTCCATCGAGCCTCACTCTACAAAACGCTCAAGACCATGGAAAAAGCAGGATTGATCGAGTTATTGGGTGAAAACAGGATGCTCATTCACGACATTGAAGGGCTTACCGAACTTGCCCAGCACTAA
- a CDS encoding thioredoxin family protein, which produces MSDIKEITEQASTDNFATMSDAIIIFFKEMCPHCKNMEKALSKFGAKNPEVELYSVNSEVKPELMSEFGFERVPTMLFVRDGKVLKVHTGLMNPREMKAMHGSL; this is translated from the coding sequence ATGAGTGATATTAAAGAAATAACTGAGCAGGCTTCCACTGATAATTTCGCAACTATGTCTGATGCGATCATTATTTTCTTTAAAGAGATGTGTCCGCATTGCAAAAATATGGAAAAAGCACTGAGCAAATTCGGTGCTAAAAATCCCGAAGTAGAGCTTTACAGTGTAAATAGTGAAGTTAAGCCGGAGCTTATGAGTGAGTTTGGTTTTGAACGCGTGCCCACCATGCTTTTCGTGCGTGATGGCAAGGTTTTAAAAGTTCACACCGGATTGATGAATCCCCGTGAAATGAAAGCCATGCATGGTTCCCTGTAA
- a CDS encoding FAD-dependent oxidoreductase: MSFEYDLIILGGGVAGMTSAIYAARANLKVLILDENSCGGLVNWTKVVENMPSYKTISGMELVERIQEQVEALGVDVEEAVCIDAMDLSGELKTIEADDETYTSRAVIVATGRKPVPLEVAGECEQVHFCAICDGAAYVGRRVLVVGGGNSGFDEAIALLDQGVSELTLVEKMDRFFAAQSAQDELVARANATVRHSVEVVAVTYSDKLETVTLRNLATGEEETREFDGIFVFMGQQPGTEVFRGQLDLDEHGYIITDENLGTSLSGVFAAGDVRPKKYRQITTAMADGTVAALEAERFIHSVGSRRVES, encoded by the coding sequence ATGAGCTTTGAATACGATCTGATTATTCTAGGTGGCGGCGTAGCGGGGATGACCTCGGCTATTTACGCCGCCCGTGCCAACCTCAAAGTTCTTATTCTCGATGAGAACAGCTGCGGCGGATTGGTCAACTGGACCAAAGTTGTGGAGAACATGCCATCCTACAAAACAATTAGTGGAATGGAATTAGTGGAGCGTATTCAGGAGCAGGTGGAAGCCCTTGGAGTTGATGTGGAAGAAGCCGTCTGCATAGATGCTATGGATCTTTCCGGCGAACTTAAGACCATTGAAGCTGATGACGAGACCTACACATCCAGAGCTGTCATCGTGGCGACAGGGCGCAAGCCAGTACCGCTTGAAGTGGCAGGGGAGTGCGAGCAGGTTCATTTCTGCGCTATCTGTGACGGTGCTGCTTATGTTGGCAGGCGCGTTCTTGTCGTGGGCGGCGGCAATAGTGGATTTGATGAAGCAATAGCCTTACTTGATCAGGGAGTTTCCGAGCTGACACTGGTGGAAAAAATGGATCGTTTTTTTGCTGCCCAAAGCGCTCAGGATGAACTTGTAGCAAGAGCCAATGCTACAGTCAGACACTCAGTTGAAGTTGTTGCTGTAACCTATTCTGATAAACTGGAAACCGTAACTCTCCGCAATCTCGCAACCGGAGAGGAGGAAACTCGTGAATTTGACGGGATTTTCGTTTTTATGGGTCAGCAGCCGGGAACAGAAGTTTTTCGCGGCCAGCTTGATCTTGATGAGCATGGTTATATCATTACAGATGAGAATCTGGGCACATCCCTTTCTGGAGTTTTCGCGGCAGGTGATGTTCGTCCGAAGAAATATAGACAGATCACCACAGCTATGGCTGACGGAACTGTTGCAGCCTTGGAAGCTGAGCGTTTCATCCATAGTGTAGGGTCGCGGCGTGTCGAAAGTTGA